DNA from Ovis aries strain OAR_USU_Benz2616 breed Rambouillet chromosome 15, ARS-UI_Ramb_v3.0, whole genome shotgun sequence:
TCTCATAGTTGTAATTCTTTCCAAAAAATCTGATAGCTGTAGCTCCTGTTTGGATAGACAGTAAGTTCTACTGTGGCTTTGACAGATATTTAGAttgtaacagttttttttttctcttataaagtGATTGTCAGATATCATTTGGAACTTTGACAAAACTTGATCTATCTTTTCCCTCTATGAAGGTTGAACTAACTCAGAAACaaggcaaagaaagaaggaatttgggggaaaatgttaCCGTTGCTATTAGAAAAGGTGATGACAGAGACTGAGGTTTAAGATTTGGTACCAAGTGGCCTTTCTTAAACTGAGCTCTAGATATAGGTAAAAGTCCATACCCAGCGATGGCAGCCTTGGATCTACCCTACAGAGTAGCctggaattcccaggtggctaaagactctgtctgccaatgcaggagatgcaagagacacaggtttgatccctgggttgggaagatcccctggagtaggaaacgacACCcatttgagtattcttgcctggagaatcccatgaacagaggagcctggtgggctacagcccatggggttgcaaagagtaggacatgagtgAGCCAATAGAGTAACCTGTTTCTACCCCATAGAGACAGAGGTTGCCCCAGGGCAGTATAGGTACTGTGCTCTCTACAGCATCTtgcagaaagagaggaagggcCCATCATTGCATTTCGAATTTCTCCTTCCCAATTCACTTCACCTCCCCTGTGGGAGGATGGGGCAAGGAGCGGTTATCCTCTGTGGCGTCCTGATTATGACATTGTTAGCGTGAGGGTGTATCATAATCTGTATTTCTTTAGTCTAGTCCAAGACTGTATAGATGTGTAAGAGGCGTCAGTAAGTATCTTCTCCAGAGGAGTAACTCATGGAGCAATCTTCACTTTAGTTATCATATACTTTGCTGCTGGCTACCAgtctgtccaagtctttgtgaccccatggcctatagccccccaggctcctctgtctgtgggattctccaggcaagaattctggattgggttgccatttcctcctccaggagatcttccccatccagggatcaatgttgggtctcctgtactgcaggtggattctttactgtccgagccaccaggaaagccccaggtggcactagcagtaaagaatctccttgccaATACAGGGAGATAGAAGAAacgtggatttgattcctgggttgggaagctcccctggaggagggcatggcaacccactccagtattcttgcctggagaattccatggacagaaaagcctgatagggtacagtccgtggggttgcaaagagatggccatgactgaaatgacttagcatgcacccaccAACCTGGAaccaggacaaggaagcctggtcaGCCACAACAGCACTCTCAGAGGATAAGCCCTTTGATTTCAGGATCTGTCAGTAGTTTGAACGGTGGGGCAAGAGGTAAGAAAGTAATAGTGAAATGATGGAGACAAACTGGTGGGTGGAATTCTCTCTAGAGTGTTGGAACATTGGTCATATAAGGACAGGTATTGAAGCTGCAAGTCTGGTGAAGGACTCTGACCTGAGTAGGGTGAAGACTGGCAGAGGGAAGAGGCCAATACTGAGGATGTTTTGGAAAGGGAAGGATTATCATTGGGAAGACGATTCCCTGCCACAgagatgaaggaaagaaggatCCAGGATAGGAGTCCATCTTGGGGATTCCCCAATAAGACAGAGTGATGAAAATGCAGTGAACATGGTTAAAACGTAGGTGCTGAAACGGACTGGCTGCCAAAATTCAGAATATCTTAAGGTAAGTTAGAAAGAACTCTGGACTCCTTTCAGAAAGTCTGATCCTGAGTTCCAGAATTCACTACtttctgtgtgcttagtcacttcagtcatgtctgactctgcaaccccatggactgtagcctgccaggctcctctgtccgtgggattctccaggcaagaatcctggagtgggttgccatgccctcctccagggaaatcttcccaacctggggattgagcccaggtctccctcattgcagatggattctttactgtctgagtcaccagggtagcTTTCTGTGTGATCCTGGGTAAATAACCATTTCTATGAGCGtacattttgtttatataaaGTGTTATTAGATTGACCATATTTAAAATTGAATGAATACATAATTGACTGAATGAGTGAGTTCATAATAAGTTTGTATTGTAAAGTGGTTTATGCTAACTTGCCGTAAATGAGGCAGATTACTTACAATCAGTGTTTGTTTTATTGCAGGAATGGATTCCATGGCGAGGTCTGATAATGTGACTGAGTTAATTATCAGCGGTCTTTTCCAGGATCCAGAGGTGCAGAGGGCGTGCTTTGCGGTGTTTCTGCCCGTGTACTTGGCCATGGTGGTGGGCAATGGCCTCATTGTTCTGACGGTTAGAGTCAGTAAGAGCCTGCAttcccccatgtacttcttccttaGTCACCTGTCGCTGGTGGAGATCAGTTACTCCTCTACTATTGTCCCTAAATTCATCACAGACTTACTTGTCAAGATTAAGACTATCTCTCTGAAAGGTTGTCTGGCTCAGATATTCTTCTCCCACTTTTTGGGGGTCACTGAGATCTTTTTGCTTGTGGTGATGGCTTATGACCGCTATGTCGCCATCTGCAAACCTCTTCATTATATGAACATTATGAGCCATCGACTGTGTCATGTGCTGGTGGCTAGTTCCTGGCTTGGGGGCTTTTTTCACTCCATAATTCAAATTCTCATCACCATCCAATTGCCCTTCTGCGGTCCCAATGTGATTGACCACTACTTCTGTGACCTCCATCCCTTGTTCAAGCTTGCCTGCACTGACACCTCTGTGGAGGGGGTCATTGTGTTGGCCAACAGTGGATTAATCTCcgtcttctccttcctcctcttggtGTCCTCATACGTTGTCATCCTGGTCAACTTGAGGAACCATTCAGCAGAGGGGAGACGCAAAGCCCTCTCCACCTGTGCCTCTCACATCACGGTGGTCGTCTTGTTCTTTGGACCTGCCATCTTCCTCTACATGCGGCCCCCCTCCACCTTCACTGAGGACAAGCTGGTGGCCGTGTTCTACACGGTGGTcacccccatgctgaaccccatCATCTACACACTCAGAAATGCAGAGGTGAAAGTTGCCATGAGGGGGCTGTGGGGCAAAAAGAAGAACTCAGGGATGGAGTGAAAATGGGAAAGTGATTTATAAAAGTGCGCCCGATTATTATCTTGAAATGGATTTTAATTTTAGTAGGACCAACAGGAATGGCAGAAACAAATGCAAGGACTTAGCGTTACTGTACTGTGACTCTCCTTAGCAACCAAAGTCTTTGTAGTACCCTAGTGTCACGTTCCAAGGACTGAGATCCGATAGTCTTGCAGatcttcagttaagttcagttcagtcgctcagtcgtgtctgactctttgtgactccaagaattgcagcacgccaggcctccctgtccatcaccaactcccagagttcactgaaactcacgtctattgagttggtgatgccatccagccatctcatcctctgttgtccccttctcctcctgtccccaatccctcgcagcatcagagtcttttccaatgagccaactcttcgcatgaggtggccaaagtactagaatttcagctttagcatcagtccttccaaagaacacccaggactgatctcctttagaatggactggttggatctccttgcagtccaagggactctcaagtgtcttctccaaccacagttcaaaagatctTAGAGAACTTAATTGGCTCCGTGATATTCAGCAGTTTCATGGGACTGGTTAACACTGAAACTCAAATTAAGTACGAATGCAAAGGAGAACTCTTGGACAAATATTCTGTATGTTAAAGTGATTCTGTCACGCCCTTCCTATATTACCTTCTACCTTccttctttcatctttttcttcatttcttcttcatgcTTCCCTCTTTGTTTATCTCCGTGATGATAACAACCCATATTTCATTAGAAAGGAAACCAAACAGAGGAATTATCATGGGATATTTGGGGAGGAGGGTACCAATCTGATCTACTCTTCCAGTGTGGACAATTGTGTCTCTGAAAATTGCACCCAGGGATTTTTCTATTCCTCTGCTTGTTTTAGCATCTTGTACCGTCGACTTTTGAGCACAAgtaatagaaaagaccctggagCAGTTTCAGTTCTTGTGATATGTTGACATAAAAGGTAGTCCTTAAATCTCTTCTCATAATGTCCTGCAtccaaaattttaaagatgatcAAACATGGCAATAGATCCTGGCTGCCAGTAGGGAAAGATCAAGACACACGTTTTAACAAAAAAGATCACTTTTAGCTTTATACAGATTTAAGtcaaaacagaatataaaaaaattcTTGGGGATAAGTAGGGGAATGAAGGAGAGGGAAATAATGTCCAAGCATGTTTCTGCTCCACATTCTGTCCTTCATTCCAACTGATCAGCCAAGTCCATTTCTTGTCAAGCCTATTAGTATTTCTTGGTGGAGCAGGATGAGAGAGTTTGTGTTTGCATTATTGGTTCATCTCTGAGACACTCCTTTAACTGAACCAACTCTTATCATTGTGAATATAGAGAGAATGTAATAAAATTTGTTTCTACTGTCTTTGGAATAATATGGATTTTCTTGCACTTGCCCTCCATCCTTCCAACTGTCCTTGCGGATCAGGGGAAGTAATGCAGGCAGCTTCCTTGCAGAGGGATGGAGCATCATATCATGTCATAGGCCTTAaaggtttttccttttctcctcagaAGCCAGTTAAGCATGCAGATGAATAGTGATTTTAAAGGTaccaggaaatcttccccacTTGCTTATCATCCTCACTAATCATTGACATGGATGACCATTCATTATCCCTGAGGAAAAACCACTTTTTTCTGGAATGACTTTACCACACTTTTCCACGTGACAAACTACGACATATCCTTCAAGACCCAGGTTAAAATCACTTTCCTTAAAAGTTCTTCTCTCACCTTGCTCTTCCTTGGGTTGAATTTTGTCTTCTAGCCATGGTTATTTTTACGTAATTTTATCAGTGTCCTTATCACTTTGGAGgtattattttatatgtttttttctctctgagtAGACTCCCTGAGTAGTTCTCAGGGACAGGGCtattcacttcacttctttgcaACTCGAAGTATCATGTGTTAGCTGGTGCTTTGTCAGTGCTTactgaaaaatcaaacaaacaaacaagcaacacTTAGGCCCATGAGCAATCGCTTCTAGATCATAgttggcagaattttttttttagagttttctttatttaatagTTTAGggagggcttctccagtggctcagtggtaaagaatatgcctgccaatgcatgagacctaagagattcaggtttgatccctggatcaagaagatcccctggagaaggatggcaacccactccagtattcttgcctgggaaatcccatggacagaagagcctggcaggctccagttctTGAAGCTGCAActagtcagacaaaacttagcgactgaacaacaatagtttAAGTAGCAGTTGTTTACATTTACTATTTACACAATATTTTATTGAGACAAAATTTACAGAACATAAATTTTGCCAATTTGACCACTTTAAATTGTATAATTCAGTCATTTTTAGTACAttttgcaaccatcaccactaagTACAGAACATGTTTAACACCTAGAAAACAAACCCTAAATCCATTAAGGACTTTTTAAGGGGCATGTCTCATGGTGGGGTGCCTAGCTCTTCCTGCTAACGTTGGAAGAGCTCAGGCTCTGAAACCAGTCAGGCTGTTTCAAGTGCCCCTCTCTCATAACTCATGATCCAAGTACTACTTCACTCACCACCAGTTTTTCATAAATACAAGAAGATTAACAGTAATATGAACTTCAGAAGTATTCTGAATATTAGAATAGTTAATATACATTTGAgttatttttcccattaaaaaataagttaaaaaattctGCAGTATCGCGTTGGTTTCTGCCGTGCAACAAAGCCAATCAGCCATGATCACACACCCCCTCTGTCCCTACTTATCTgtttgtttctggctgtgctgtgccTTTGTCGCTGCACCTGGGTGTGCTCTGGTTGTGGAGCTcgggctcctcttgttgcagaccatGGGCGCTAGAgcattcaggcttcagtagctgcagcgcgTGGGCTCGGTAGtggtggctcatgggcttagttgccccttggcatgtggagtcttcctggaccagggatcgaacccatgtcccctgcattggcaggtggattcttaaccactgggccccaTGGAAGTCTCCAGTATACATCAAAGTTTTAGAAAAGAACATGGTATAGATTTATACTAtagactcagtaaatattagctatcATAATCGTTATTATAATCAGTGCTGGTCATTAATCTTATTTGTTTGATGACTACATGACTATTCACAAGTTGGACTTCTTTCCTGGGAATCTACTCAAATAGCCTTTGATTCCATCCTAAGAATGTTTTAGGCATTTGAGAGCTGTTAAATGCTTTTGTTTTGCAGCTTCTTTGGGCTAAATGTTCCCTGTTGTTTAATCACTTTTGAGTATATAGCATGGTCCCTTGTACAttgtaggtgttcaataaatatttgttaaataaatgttaactacCACATGGCCTCATTATCTTTTATGCTGaatgcatttatattttgttaatgtatattttaaagcatttgtttCAGAACCAAAGTCAGTGGGGCTACCCTCCCTTTCTCTTGATGCCTTGATTGTACCGTGGCAGACTAGGCCTTCAGGATGTAGGCTGTGAAAGAAGCCTCTTACTCTTGTATACCTTTGGTTTCCTCACTGAGAACTACAGAAAGAACATCATCAGTACATCCTGAGTCACTGGATGCTCATGTACAGATAATGCCTCCTCTAACCGGATTCTCAGTTTTCTAGGGGACTACCTTACCTACTGAGGGTAAGTCTACTGAGGGCTGGTTACTCCCTTTGTTTTGATCTCACTGGAAAGATCATAGGAGACAAAGGCCAGCACCTTTTCAATTGTGTTAAGAGTCGACTATTGTTGCGACATTTAGAAAATGCTTACTAAATTCACAGAAGTAGTGACAGTCTATAATTACACCACTCAGCGTTGGAGACCATGCAGTTAATTCTCCGTTATTGATTCTGCCGCaacatcaagaaagaaaaaaaagtccccaaatgtatatgttttagataataaatagaaaatttcacTCAGGACAAGTTGGTACAGGGCTGCCAACTACTCTGCATATacaattttgtattcttttcctatttattatttacatatgTTTTAGGTATGAGTTTGACTGGATATAATAGAAAAATGGCAACTTAATGAGAGAGAACTACAGAACTACAGAAGTAAAAGTCCAACACTGTTGGGAGTtccaaaaatattagaaatgcagagtcagCCATCTAGTAGACTCAACCTCATGACCTTAAAGAGCTTCTAATTCTGCATATCAATGCTGTCCCACAGAATATGTGTTACGCAGCTGATGCTCCATATCTGTGAGGTCCAGCATGGTAGTGGCTGCCAAGCTGTAGAGATGTGGTTTATTGAGACCAAagagctgaattttaaattttatttagttttaacaGTTTAATTGAAAAAGCTAAATGTGGCTTGTGGATGTGATATTAGACAGTACAGCTCTagtattatatttgtcttttagGAGACCATAAAGGAGAATAGGGGAGGATAAGCTGATATCTTTTCATTTAGGAGCTGTTTCAAAAGTGCCACCaaacacttttgctttcattttgttcaACAGAAATATGCATGGTCACCCTTCTAGaatgtataatctttttttttctatgtgaaATTGTGTTCTGTTAAAAAACATCAAAGTTTTATTGTGTTCTTCTCccgaagaagaaagggagaatgaATGTAAGGCTTGGCATATTATCTGAGGCATTCTGTGTGTATGcagtttgttttctaatttctttttttttttttttacatgaaattGGTCTCTTAAAATAATGTATTCAACCAGGTGTATGCTTATGTGGATTTCTTTACCTAAATCCTGCCAACAACTGTGGGATGCAACAAAAGGAATTCTAAGAGGGACGTTCATAGCAATAGATGcctacatcaagaaacaagaaagatctcaaatagaAAACCTAATCCTATccctaaagcaactagaagaaGGAGAACAAATGAAGCCCAGAATTAGtagaaggaatgaaataaggaagagcagaaagaagtgactggaggctcagaggggaaTAGAAAACATCAGCGAAACAAACCCAAAGATCCTTTAGCTAAACTCACCAAGAGAAAAAACAGGACTCaggccattctcccagatcatcccaccctctccctctcccacagagaaatgaatcgccagtctaggttcgatacaggatacaggatgcttggggctggtgcactgggatgacccagagagatgatatggggagggtggtgggaggggggttcaggactgggaactcatggacacccgtggtggattcatgtcaatgtatggcaaaagcaatgcagtattgtaagtaaaaaaacaaataaataaaaaataaagagcatggagggaaaaaaggactcaaataaatgaaagaaatcaaagaggagatATTACCTCCTTACAACATTCTGCAGTATTAACTAATAGGATCATAACAGACTACCACAAACAATTATATGTTAACAAACTGGATAATCtggaagaaacaaataaattctAAGAAATATACAACCCAACAGACTGAACTGGTAAGAAACAAGAAACCTGAACAGACAGTTGGAAGGCTAGCTGGAAGGCTAAGTTTGTGATCAAGAActtccccaaacaaacaaaagtccggGACCAGGTGACTCCACTGGTAGATTCTGCCCAACATTTGAGGAACTAGATGACTCTTatacacaaaattaactcaaaatggatttcaAACTAGAAAGCCTATGCGCATCGAAggaaccataaacaaaataaaaaggcagtcactgaatgaaagaaaatgtttgcagATCGTATATCTGATAAGGCgctatttccaaaatatatcaagaattcatacaactcagtagcaatgccccccccccaaattagaataaaaatggaTAGATGATCTGATTACACATTTCCCCcctcaaagaaaacatacaaatggtcaacaggtacatgaaGGGATGCTCAAGATAACTAATTATCggggaaatgccaatcaaaactatCATGAGATATTCCtcacacattttattaaaaaaaatgacaaggaaaaaaaaacatcagTAAGAATGTGAAAACAAGTgaactcttgtacactgttggtaggaaatTGTTaccgccactatggagaatagtatagagtttcctcagaaaattaaaaacaaagctaccatatgatccagcaatttcatctgtggatatttatctgaaggaaaccaaacattaactcaaaaatatacatacacctcaatgttcattgcataATTATTCACAAGAGCTAAGACATAGAGGTGACTTCAGTGTCTGTTGATGGGCGAGTGGATACAGAAAATGTGGTAGATgaatacaatgggatattatccagctgtaaaaaggaaggaaatcttgccatctgtgataatgtggatggacctaaaggacattatactaaatgaaataaatcagacagagatgacaaacatcatatgatcttatttatacgtggaatctaaaaacaaacgaATGAACCcaccaacccaggaactgaactcatagAGGAAACaggctggtggttgccagaggcattGGGTAGTGGGTAGGTTTTTCCCACTGAAGGATTTTATTCCAGCtgcagatttttttcctctttgtctctcttcaaGGGCTTTTTCTTTATTCACCTTCTAGGTGCCACTTTGTCTAACCACCATCCTGGACTCATTCTTCTTTACTCTGCCTCGTGAACATGTCCAGATCCACACTCTGAATCTGCTTCCATGCATTTCTTACAGTAACTCCAATCTCAATAACGGTAACTCCATTTTCCTCGCTCAAATCTACCTTTCAGGTATCCTTGAATTGTCTCTCTGAGACCATCCAAAAGACAAGCAACTATTGGCTGGATTATTGCAATTGGTATTCACCTAATTGGTTTCCTCATATTTCCAACCTCCCCTTGCTGGGAATATGACAGATATAACTGCTTTGGGTTAGGGATGTTGTTTGCTCATGGCCAAGTCTTTAGCACCCATGCTTGACACATTAAAGGACACAGTGCTGTTTCTTGAATAAATGCATGCATGACTGGATGGATGAATGACATCTCTTGCTGAGGAAATTCTTACTCTATTACATTATTATCACTGTCATTGGAGAGGCTGAAACCCAGGAAGTCTAAGTggcttatatgtgtgtgttagttgctcagtcgtgtccgactctttgcaaccccacagactgtagcccgacaggctcctctgtccatgggattctccagtcaagaacactggagtggcttgccattcccttctccaagtggcTTATATAGACATGTTACTATTGGAAGGTACAATGGGGGGTAATCTAGCCCAATTCTGTCATTTTATTTAGAAGTGGAAACCGGGAGAGTGAGAGGTTGAAGGTGAAATGACCTGGTTAAGATAGAAGTGAGGCAGTTACCAAGCCTCAGCCAGTGCCCAGCTGTCCTGAGCCAGTGCCCCAGCTCCCTGTCCAGTCCTCACTGTTCCTCTAGTCAGCTGTCCTTTTCATTCTCAGCAGTTCAGTCTGGAAAAGTTTTCCCTTGATGTCTTACCTTcagcttttttcatttattactttgtttttGGGTACAAACTTTATGGACATCTCCCTAAGCTAATGGAAAAGATTTTGAATCTCTCCTAAGTCAAGGTTAGTTGACAAAGTTTCACCTGAGGGAAAAGAAATTCCATGGGGAAGTTGTTCCCTTGATTAGAGTGTGtggattaatttatttaaaggaTCTTAACTTATGCAAGGAACTAATTACAACCATTGGGGTTTTGGTGGGTGTGTAAGTTTCCTTCATGAAAACCAAGGTCTTAAaatctcttttctgctttctgtggCATTTAtttcctagctattataaatcaACTCCGATCCAGATTCCCTGAATTTGCCCCGGTTTTTTTGGTGATTCATCTTAGACATCATCTGCTTTGTGTTCTAAACTTCCCAGGGACACTGGTGCTTTTCTTCAGGgcaaggtttgatccttgagtagCAATAACAACCACCCTCCAGTCCTCAGTGTAGAAAGAGCGCTGACTTCTGAATTAGGTACCTGGGAAATAGCTGGTGT
Protein-coding regions in this window:
- the LOC101120521 gene encoding olfactory receptor 4B1-like, which produces MDSMARSDNVTELIISGLFQDPEVQRACFAVFLPVYLAMVVGNGLIVLTVRVSKSLHSPMYFFLSHLSLVEISYSSTIVPKFITDLLVKIKTISLKGCLAQIFFSHFLGVTEIFLLVVMAYDRYVAICKPLHYMNIMSHRLCHVLVASSWLGGFFHSIIQILITIQLPFCGPNVIDHYFCDLHPLFKLACTDTSVEGVIVLANSGLISVFSFLLLVSSYVVILVNLRNHSAEGRRKALSTCASHITVVVLFFGPAIFLYMRPPSTFTEDKLVAVFYTVVTPMLNPIIYTLRNAEVKVAMRGLWGKKKNSGME